A window of Zingiber officinale cultivar Zhangliang chromosome 5A, Zo_v1.1, whole genome shotgun sequence contains these coding sequences:
- the LOC121982188 gene encoding uncharacterized protein LOC121982188 — MESSDSVSVENDAGIVAEDEDISVGDCLLEAIPQGSPEFEDESVGTCAMESSTQGSLHEDVHTPETELEHLFDEEEVTITTPGTFQHDKENISFRSGCLH, encoded by the exons atggaaagtagtgatTCTGTCAG TGTTGAgaatgatgcaggtattgttgctGAAGATGAagatataagtgtaggggattgcttactggaagcaataccccaaggATCACCTGAATTTGAAgatgaaagtgtagggacttgtgctatggagtcaagcacccaaggatcactacatgaagatgtaCATACACCAGAAACAGAGCTTGAACATTTATTTGATGAggaagaggtaacaatcaccactccaggtacctttcaacacgataag gagaacataagcttccgaaGTGGGTGCTTACATtga